From Nematostella vectensis chromosome 14, jaNemVect1.1, whole genome shotgun sequence, a single genomic window includes:
- the LOC5510166 gene encoding DNA polymerase theta isoform X1 — MKRLSQTWKQKRPSLSNAKTNSTPKQQTHQGGDKNPAFKPHSVKFSSRETQNQTKDSKDTHARKAQNATQPDQLLLSPSSSFSMSFDFDAAALCEVDKMEKDLIPQATTPFHTPTSNNTNISPLSTISLQTCKTTKCSNLTKTISAVTSQTTASIASHKTPQLGQHVTPLRGRERISTPVDEGEHVLLSSMAHSPAFSPVTMTTSEGAKYACPSERKRDRKSPKQTSGESYSSSSDQSHIILEPNPSAQTLELASWGLPPAVLQRYHDIGITHMFQWQADCLCTGNVLQGGNLVYSAPTSAGKTMVAELLMLKRVLETKRKALLILPFVSVAREKMFYLQRLFQESGVRVEGFMGSHSPAGGFAATDIAVCTIEKGNSLLNRLMEEGKVSTLGTVVIDELHMVGDPNRGYLLELFLTKIRYLSSQEEVHQAAESAVQIVGMSATLPNLDMLSSWLGANLYHTTFRPVPLTEMVKIGPTIYDTDLKKLRDIDQSEAVARDDDHVIPLCKETISQGHSVLIFCPTKNWCEKQAEAIARHFAEIGSAALAAKNGQGTGFVRASDLISFDYESLREVFEQLKRTHVGLDSVLMRTIPHAVAFHHAGLTFDERDIIEGAFRQGTIRVLVATSTLCSGVNLPARRVVIRTPTFHGRMVDPLVYKQMAGRAGRKGVDALGESVLICKTSERAKATTLMKSSLNAVESCLLDKERTGGLKRALLEVIASGVVTGPRDVESYAACTFFASSSRDRDVTSESAIPATIRFLVENEFVRLVTSDAKGEGEGDAPPTDKYVPTQLGAATVVSALSPDEALAVFAELQKARKCFVLESELHVIYQVTPIYIQAQWPNIDWDQFHNTWERMPSHMRRVADIVGIKESYIALAARGRIPTRTEQHRQQLAVHRRFFAALALQDLVHEVPLNVVARRYGATRGMIQSLQGSASTFAGMVTVFCQKLGWVNLELLLDQFQSRLSFGVERELCDLVRISVLNAARARMLYNSGFHTIALLAQASPEAVETVLRNAVPFISERKHQGETDLEVKHRRDARVIWVAGKRGLSEREAADVIVSEAKQLLQGDVAQLGVNWRPPEVAQKHVPNRESASKTKACNSPTSASDSSTDSSKLTPRPALGPRSRLLGSSSKSTRRLLGKRRSGNGKKASISPPHFNQARRRSARDKGKENEPTDSFRSVQGPDAQQKAVAGISVEPNVNDRSMHGNRKTRDTRHFAFGEKKNKTGSNSCVIQRVLPSTSGNPTINDQNNNRKINDGETSPSRSAADGRSSVDDVFDSDHGSGGVTMKGEGSFERSKPTEENCDYLISAGMRERVKNSSYPSERQEKDPRVELKEGKLCNNTDIGRDTDEVLTIKACDIIVQERPFENRKVEQEKTVRTKLWKKPKDYNPRSVESHFTEKVAPNLEGKIPESRHTVVFSCNAENNQTSSKSLAGVKRCSPNAYVGGSPKQKLPRCSTEIEQPQNTTSHVRNCYEESERNHSTITDKVPRSIGEDFVKASHSDAKTNTRSAGDTFKGQTSTENHERPICEDLEMFSESVSIQEESCSSAILFDTSSINTSGPKPEQLTSFELYSEPVEDNQNAPFRDEGEGFEMPESQMLEFTMSDSCIAMCGVSQAHNCTPEAQQKTSKETVANSKECRSSQNENGVAISNQHDDRKSTCGALPGVCGPNKISANVDQEVSLCIPPRIDTGTNGIHKEAFKNMFIGDEQFIAPRNRTRDTAKSVKQPKFGIPQNHTGSHEDFSDYEGLISLCDDDIAQCVELTDPDNGDNNRNDVITKTDNDVITKTNDVDCHMDDVIGEFDSYPQYPVTGQCKTQASISAPSPSVSSMRVESGAEVSFQEKPDESDLEESGSFSLKLSFSESQGETQLGEVEEMLHCSKNEGVIEASPEAERNPKFTLVTGASGRVYENDHSKDRQKICLVENTEDIEAINDTSQCFEAKFTKLKSKPSRESVAKRQGNGNDVLFQDRLKASDLDARLDVKTPEADFIPSSQNGARDDLGSFPEELLSPTATAQSPNSTSSGESVSIIDLCANKLLFETFIQEWKTRKMSAFAVACERLLNNVPKIGSRFDNGPVLRRTSKGLDIEGTDEVVVGLAVCWGSTDSYFMSLMDPDSDETFGTPRSSGPAVATDLSVKYRVDAIKSVLESKGKRSGIKICFDYIQQCKALCQGCGITVSGECEDPKVASWLLDPGCKEKTLQHLVGQYASSKMVILEGTGGGSLTGSLALASQNTLSGRVRACTESVLVFSMMKKLRLDLAEDGLDYAFQKVEMPVMQCLVRMELNGFGFSEAECDRLKAILQAKLRTLEQEAYRLANHSFSLTSPDDVARVLFLELRLPVDGKPDETAAPARRTLGSSRRGASAAGRRKTVKHISTNKEVLERLKSLHPLPRIILEWRRVNCALTKVVFPVQREKLFHKSLHMSRIYPTSQTHTTTGRVSFNEPNLQNVPRDFEIELPSVIAESPPLGTRRRENIQKPARSDHSGMSCAVSMRTAFVPCAGGVLLAADYSQLELRLIAHLADDSRLRKVLNGGGDVFRMIAGSLAGLEPGSVDDKQRQRAKQICYGIIYGIGAKALGEQLELGEEDASMYIEKFKSRFSGIRRYLKSTVEQCRKTGYVTTITKRRRYLPAVNSTHPHARSQAERQAVNTTIQGSAADLVKTAMINIDRKLLEVFPTCLRTHRHRPDARDHSDEPTRLRRRSSCLAQTTETNSSQAFRGAKMVLQLHDELIFEVAERDLERVAQIVKSEMENAVKLSVVLPVKLRSGPSWGSMCSMDL, encoded by the exons TTATCCCTCAAGCAACAACACCTTTTCACACCCCAACATCCAATAATACAAACATTAGCCCTTTATCAACCATATCACTCCAGACTTGTAAGACTACAAAATGCTCTAACTTAACAAAGACTATCAGTGCAGTCACTTCTCAAACAACTGCATCAATAGCATCACACAAAACACCACAGCTTGGCCAACATGTTACACCATTGAGAGGTAGGGAAAGGATTTCTACTCCTGTTGACGAGGGAGAGCATGTTCTTCTGTCGTCAATGGCACATTCGCCAGCATTCTCACCTGTTACCATGACAACAAGTGAGGGTGCCAAGTATGCATGCCCTTCTGAGAGAAAGCGCGATAGGAAGAGTCCAAAACAGACGTCAGG GGAGTCATACAGCAGTAGTTCAGACCAGAGCCACATCATCCTAGAGCCCAACCCATCCGCACAAACCCTTGAGCTGGCCTCATGGGGCCTGCCGCCAGCAGTGCTTCAGAGGTACCATGACATTGGGATCACACACATGTTCCAATGGCAAGCGGATTGTCTCTGCACTGGAAATGTTCTTCAAGGAG GTAACCTGGTCTACTCTGCACCGACAAGTGCGGGTAAGACCATGGTAGCAGAGCTGCTGATGCTCAAGCGTGTGCTGGAGACCAAGAGGAAGGCCCTGCTCATCCTGCCCTTTGTCAGCGTCGCAAGGGAGAAGATGTTCTACCTTCAG CGGCTGTTCCAAGAGTCTGGTGTGCGTGTTGAAGGCTTCATGGGAAGCCATAGTCCAGCCGGGGGCTTTGCGGCCACTGACATTGCCGTCTGTACCATCGAGAAGGGCAACAGCCTTCTCAACCGTCTGATGGAGGAGGGAAAAGTCTCCACGCTAGGGACAGTGGTCATTGATGAGTTACACATGGTGGGAGATCCTAACCGAGGTTATCTGCTGGAACTTTTCCTAACCAAGATACGGTACCTCTCAAGCCAGGAGGAGGTACACCAAG CCGCTGAATCTGCGGTACAGATAGTGGGCATGAGTGCGACCTTACCCAATCTAGACATGCTCTCTAGCTGGCTCGGCGCCAACCTCTACCACACCACCTTTCGCCCAGTCCCCCTGACCGAGATGGTTAAAATCGGGCCCACCATCTACGACACCGACTTGAAAAAGCTCCGCGATATTGACCAGTCAGAGGCCGTTGCCAGGGATGACGATCACGTGATTCCGTTGTGTAAAGAGACTATCTCCCAGGGCCACTCGGTTCTGATATTCTGTCCAACCAAGAACTGGTGCGAGAAGCAGGCTGAAGCGATAGCACGACATTTTGCTGAGATTGGATCCGCTGCACTTGCCGCCAAAAACG GCCAAGGGACTGGCTTCGTCCGCGCTTCGGACCTGATCTCGTTTGATTACGAGTCACTTAGGGAGGTGTTCGAGCAGTTGAAGCGGACCCATGTGGGATTAGACTCAGTGCTCATGCGCACTATACCGCACGCTGTCGCCTTTCACCACGCTGGACTCACCTTCGACGAGAGAGACATCATTGAGGGAGCGTTCAGACAGGGAACTATTAGAGTACTCGTGGCCACGTCTACACTATGTTCAG GAGTGAATCTCCCCGCCCGCCGCGTCGTCATCCGCACGCCAACGTTCCACGGGCGTATGGTGGACCCATTGGTCTACAAGCAGATGGCGGGTCGCGCAGGACGCAAAGGCGTCGACGCCCTGGGCGAGAGCGTGCTCATCTGTAAGACTAGCGAGCGCGCAAAGGCAACGACGCTAATGAAGTCCTCCCTTAATGCCGTGGAGAGCTGTTTACTGG ACAAAGAGCGAACGGGTGGCCTGAAGCGCGCCCTCCTCGAAGTGATCGCGAGTGGCGTGGTGACGGGACCACGTGACGTCGAGAGCTACGCCGCGTGCACCTTCTTCGCCTCGTCATCACGTGACCGTGACGTCACAAGCGAGTCCGCCATCCCAGCCACCATCAGGTTCCTAGTGGAGAACGAGTTTGTTCGGCTTGTGACCTCTGACGCGAAGGGCGAAGGAGAAGGCGATGCCCCTCCTACCGACAAGTACGTCCCAACTCAACTCGGTGCAGCCACAGTAGTGTCGGCCCTCTCCCCTGATGAAGCCCTAGCCGTGTTCGCCGAGCTTCAAAAAGCCAGGAAATGCTTCGTGTTAGAGAGTGAGCTGCACGTCATCTACCAGGTAACGCCTATTTACATACAGGCTCAGTGGCCGAACATCGACTGGGACCAGTTCCACAATACCTGGGAGAGAATGCCGTCCCACATGCGCCGTGTAGCTGATATCGTCGGCATCAAAGAGTCCTACATCGCACTCGCCGCAAGAGGCCGTATCCCGACCAGAACCGAGCAACATCGGCAGCAGCTCGCTGTGCATCGGAGATTCTTCGCCGCCCTCGCATTGCAG GATCTCGTCCACGAGGTCCCTCTCAACGTTGTCGCGCGTCGTTACGGGGCAACCCGCGGGATGATCCAGTCGCTCCAGGGCTCAGCGTCCACCTTTGCTGGCATGGTTACCGTGTTCTGTCAAAAGCTTGGCTGGGTAAATCTGGAGTTACTGCTTGACCAGTTCCAGTCTCGCTTGTCCTTTGGTGTCGAGCGAGAGCTTTGTGACCTGGTGCGAATATCGGTGCTAAATGCCGCGCGTGCGCGAATGTTGTATAACTCTGGATTCCATACGATTGCACTACTGGCTCAAGCCTCGCCTGAAGCTGTAGAGACAGTGTTGAGAAATGCGGTACCGTTTATCAGCGAGAGGAAGCACCAAG GTGAAACGGACTTAGAGGTGAAGCATAGAAGAGACGCGCGCGTCATATGGGTGGCGGGAAAGCGCGGGCTCAGCGAGCGAGAGGCTGCTGATGTCATCGTGTCAGAAGCCAAGCAGTTGCTACAAGGGGATGTAGCGCAGCTGGGGGTGAACTGGCGTCCCCCAGAGGTAGCCCAAAAG CATGTGCCAAATCGTGAATCAGCCAGCAAGACCAAGGCGTGCAACTCACCTACCAGCGCTAGCGACTCCAGCACCGACTCAAGCAAACTCACCCCTCGTCCCGCCCTCGGACCTCGCAGCAGACTACTGGGAAGCTCTTCCAAGTCTACCAGGAGGCTACTAGGCAAGCGACGGTCGGGAAACGGTAAAAAGGCGTCCATTTCGCCTCCTCACTTCAATCAGGCGAGACGGAGGTCTGCACGGGATAAAGGGAAAGAGAACGAGCCAACCGACAGCTTTAGAAGTGTACAAGGCCCTGATGCCCAACAGAAAGCAGTGGCAGGTATCTCTGTTGAACCTAATGTTAATGATCGAAGCATGCATGGCAACAGGAAGACCAGAGACACGAGACATTTTGCCTTcggagaaaagaaaaacaagactGGCTCGAATTCTTGTGTTATCCAGAGAGTATTGCCTAGTACTTCGGGTAACCCAACCATTAATGATCAAAACAATAATCGTAAGATAAATGATGGAGAAACGAGCCCTTCTAGGTCTGCAGCTGACGGGAGATCAAGTGTAGATGATGTCTTTGATAGTGACCATGGCTCGGGGGGTGTCACCATGAAGGGGGAAGGCTCTTTTGAACGCTCCAAGCCAACAGAAGAGAACTGTGACTATTTGATATCAGCAGGAATGCGTGAACGTGTTAAAAATTCTTCTTATCCCTCAGAAAGACAGGAAAAAGACCCACGCGTGGAACTTAAAGAAGGAAAACTATGCAATAACACAGATATTGGTAGAGACACCGATGAAGTATTAACAATCAAGGCATGTGATATAATCGTCCAAGAACGACCTTTTGAAAATAGAAAAGTTGAGCAAGAAAAAACTGTGCGAACTAAACTTTGGAAGAAGCCTAAAGACTATAATCCTCGTTCAGTTGAATCTCATTTTACTGAAAAGGTGGCTCCCAATCTTGAAGGAAAAATTCCCGAATCGAGGCATACAGTGGTATTCTCTTGCAACGCTGAAAACAACCAAACGTCAAGCAAAAGTCTAGCTGGCGTAAAACGTTGCTCTCCTAATGCTTATGTTGGGGGCTCTCCAAAACAGAAACTCCCCAGATGCAGCACTGAAATAGAACAACCACAAAACACGACGAGCCACGTGCGGAATTGTTACGAAGAGTCAGAAAGAAATCATTCAACAATAACCGATAAGGTTCCAAGATCTATTGGAGAGGATTTTGTAAAAGCTTCACACAGCGACGCCAAAACCAATACCCGATCAGCCGGCGATACGTTTAAGGGTCAAACAAGTACAGAAAACCATGAGAGACCTATCTGTGAAGATCTGGAGATGTTTTCGGAGTCTGTGTCCATCCAAGAGGAGTCCTGTTCCTCCGCAATCCTTTTTGATACTTCGAGTATAAATACGTCAGGCCCTAAACCTGAGCAATTGACCTCATTCGAGCTTTACTCAGAACCGGTAGAAGATAACCAGAACGCCCCATTCCGCGATGAAGGAGAAGGCTTTGAGATGCCTGAATCCCAAATGCTGGAATTTACCATGAGTGATAGTTGcattgcgatgtgtggcgtctCCCAGGCCCATAACTGTACTCCCGAGGCGCAGCAAAAAACTTCTAAAGAAACAGTAGCCAACAGCAAAGAGTGCCGATCTTCACAAAATGAAAACGGTGTCGCCATTTCAAATCAACATGatgatagaaaaagtacatgTGGTGCTTTACCGGGAGTTTGCGGGCCCAATAAAATTTCAGCTAACGTTGATCAGGAGGTTTCTCTGTGTATCCCTCCACGAATCGATACAGGGACAAATGGAATACACAAAGAAGCCtttaaaaatatgtttatcGGTGATGAACAATTTATTGCTCCTCGTAATCGAACACGTGATACCGCGAAATCTGTTAAACAGCCTAAATTTGGTATACCTCAAAATCATACTGGGTCCCACGAAGATTTCTCGGACTACGAGGGACTGATCTCTTtgtgtgatgatgatattgcaCAATGTGTTGAGCTGACCGATCCCGACAATGGTGACAATAATcgcaatgacgtcatcacaaagactgataatgacgtcataaccaaaacaaatgacGTAGACTGCCACATGGATGACGTTATTGGGGAATTCGATTCTTATCCTCAGTATCCAGTCACCGGACAATGCAAGACCCAGGCCTCTATATCTGCACCTTCTCCCTCGGTGTCTTCCATGCGTGTGGAGTCTGGTGCCGAAGTGAGTTTCCAGGAAAAGCCTGATGAGTCTGACCTGGAGGAGTCTGGGTCGTTTTCTCTGAAACTCTCGTTTTCCGAGAGTCAAGGTGAAACCCAGTTGGGTGAGGTCGAAGAAATGCTCCATTGCTCAAAGAATGAGGGTGTCATTGAAGCGAGCCCTGAAGCCGAAAGAAACCCCAAGTTCACTCTCGTAACTGGAGCCTCGGGGAGGGTGTATGAAAATGATCATTCTAAAGACAGGCAGAAAATATGTCTCGTGGAAAATACAGAAGACATAGAAGCAATAAACGACACATCCCAGTGCTTTGAGGCAAAGTTTACCAAATTGAAGTCCAAACCGTCTAGAGAGTCTGTGGCAAAACGTCAGGGCAATGGCAATGACGTGCTTTTCCAAGACCGCTTGAAAGCCTCTGATTTAGATGCCCGACTTGACGTAAAAACTCCGGAAGCCGACTTCATCCCGAGCTCACAAAACGGCGCCCGGGATGATCTCGGAAGTTTCCCGGAAGAATTACTGTCTCCGACTGCCACGGCTCAATCGCCGAATAGCACGAGCTCTGGTGAGTCTGTATCAATCATCGATCTCTGTGCAAACAAATTGCTCTTCGAAACTTTCATCCAAGAATGGAAGACTCGTAAAATGAGTGCCTTTGCCGTGGCCTGCGAGAGACTTCTCAATAATGTCCCTAAGATTGGTAGCCGATTTGATAATGGGCCAGTGTTGAGGAGGACCTCCAAGGGCCTTGACATCGAGGGTACGGATGAAGTGGTCGTGGGTCTTGCTGTTTGCTGGGGAAGTACAGACTCTTATTTTATGTCCCTCATGGATCCAGATTCTGATGAGACCTTTGGCACCCCGCGATCAAGCGGACCAGCGGTTGCCACTGACTTGTCCGTGAAATATAGAGTTGATGCAATAAAATCTGTACTGGAATCGAAGGGAAAGCGGAGCGGGATCAAGATCTGTTTCGATTACATTCAGCAATGCAAG GCCCTATGCCAGGGCTGCGGTATTACGGTCAGCGGAGAGTGCGAGGACCCTAAGGTTGCTTCATGGTTGTTAGATCCCGGATGTAAAGAGAAAACTCTACAGCACTTGGTTGGTCAATATGCCTCAAGCAAGATGGTCATTCTGGAAG GAACCGGAGGTGGATCATTGACAGGAAGCCTGGCACTAGCCTCGCAAAACACCTTGAGCGGCCGTGTAAGAGCTTGTACCGAGTCGGTACTAGTCTTCTCCATGATGAAGAAGCTTCGGCTAGACTTGGCAGAGGATGGCCTGGACTATGCTTTTCAGAAG GTTGAGATGCCAGTAATGCAATGCCTAGTGCGTATGGAGCTTAACGGCTTCGGCTTTTCCGAGGCGGAATGCGACAGACTGAAGGCCATCCTACAGGCTAAACTGCGCACACTCGAACAAGAGGCCTACcgattagccaatcacagcttCTCTCTCACAAGCCCTGATGACGTAGCCAGG GTTCTCTTCCTTGAACTTCGCCTCCCAGTTGACGGCAAGCCAGATGAGACCGCTGCCCCAGCCAGGCGTACCCTGGGCTCATCTCGCCGGGGCGCAAGTGCTGCTGGGAGACGTAAAACGGTGAAGCATATAAGTACAAACAAGGAAGTTCTTGAGAGGTTGAAGAGTCTGCATCCTCTACCGCGAATCATACTAGAGTGGCGACGAGTCAACTGCGCCTTGACAAAG GTGGTCTTTCCCGTCCAACGAGAAAAGCTCTTTCACAAATCGCTGCATATGAGCCGCATCTACCCGACCAGCCAGACCCACACCACCACGGGGCGTGTCTCCTTCAACGAACCCAACCTACAAAACGTGCCGCGGGACTTCGAGATCGAGCTCCCTAGCGTCATTGCAGAGAGCCCCCCTCTAGGGACCCGACGGCGCGAAAATATCCAGAAACCGGCACGGTCGGATCATTCCGGGATGTCATGCGCCGTGAGCATGCGAACTGCTTTTGTTCCTTGCGCGGGCGGTGTGCTGTTAGCCGCTGACTACTCTCAGCTGGAATTGCGGCTCATTGCTCACTTGGCGGATGATTCGCGCCTGCGCAAGGTACTGAATGGCGGTGGCGATGTGTTCAGGATGATCGCGGGCTCGCTTGCCGGCTTGGAGCCTGGGTCGGTGGATGACAAGCAAAGGCAAAGAGCCAAGCAG ATCTGCTACGGTATAATTTATGGTATCGGCGCCAAAGCCCTCGGGGAGCAACTGGAGCTGGGTGAGGAGGACGCGTCCATGTATATAGAGAAGTTCAAGTCGCGATTCAGCGGAATCCGCAGATATCTGAAGAGCACAGTGGAACAGTGCAGGAAGACTGGGTATGTCACGACCATCACCAAGCGCCGGCGATACCTGCCAGCGGTGAACTCGACTCACCCGCATGCGCGCAGCCAGGCGGAGAGACAAGCAGTAAATACTACGATCCAAG GGTCAGCGGCAGATCTTGTCAAGACAGCCATGATCAACATCGACAGGAAATTACTCGAAGTTTTCCCGACGTGCCTTCGCACTCATCGCCATAGGCCAGACGCCCGAGACCACTCCGACGAGCCAACAAGGCTGAGACGTCGCAGCTCGTGCCTCGCGCAAACTACCGAGACTAATAGTTCCCAGGCTTTTCGCGGCGCAAAGATGGTTCTCCAATTGCATGACGAGTTGATATTCGAGGTGGCCGAGCGAGATCTGGAGCGAGTAGCGCAAATAGTCAAGTCGGAAATGGAGAACGCAGTGAAGCTGTCTGTGGTACTTCCGGTTAAATTGAGATCCGGTCCCTCGTGGGGTTCTATGTGTAGTATGGATTTGTAA